In Gordonia phthalatica, one genomic interval encodes:
- a CDS encoding YibE/F family protein, translating to MSHRLPEPEPKHELPPRAERPRRESAPRAAESSHHHHHDHGGELPGQLTRYAKPLVVGVLAVAALAIGIGAVLLWPSHAERPIPMQFRSATGGPIQAVDAEVVSQTKADCSAPAIGVASSDLPTLPSEQGPCRASTLQLTSGPDRDKYVLLMVATNAAQSTSDNAPPGLSTPTSGAPDDPQPGQPKLEVGDKIRVTASPGADGAQRYSFYDYQRGTGLIWWAIAFVLAIVAVATWRGARAIAALGVAFLVLGFFTLPSVLDGHSVVAVAVVSAGAILFAVLYLAHGFSLRTSSALLGTLASLVLAVVLSKLAISTLSLTGLSTESTASLQLYQGTISLNGLLLAGFVIGTIGVLNDVTITQASATFELAAIPGQTRLSAFRAAMRVGRDHIASTVYTLVFAYAGSALPLLLLFSVASQPFGSLITSEEVAIELARAFVGGIAIAGSVPLTTAIAAALVVPGVPAERAAATA from the coding sequence ATGAGCCATCGTTTGCCGGAACCGGAGCCGAAGCACGAGCTGCCGCCGCGCGCGGAGCGACCCCGACGGGAATCCGCTCCACGCGCGGCGGAGTCGTCTCATCACCATCATCACGACCACGGCGGTGAGCTCCCCGGCCAGCTGACGCGCTACGCGAAGCCCCTCGTCGTGGGAGTCCTGGCGGTCGCGGCCCTCGCGATCGGCATCGGCGCCGTCCTGCTCTGGCCCAGCCACGCGGAGCGACCGATCCCGATGCAGTTCCGCTCTGCGACGGGCGGTCCCATTCAGGCCGTCGACGCCGAGGTGGTGTCGCAGACCAAGGCCGACTGCTCGGCGCCGGCCATCGGCGTCGCGAGCAGCGACCTGCCCACGCTGCCGAGCGAACAGGGGCCGTGCCGAGCCTCAACGCTCCAACTGACCTCGGGTCCCGACCGCGACAAGTACGTGCTCCTGATGGTTGCGACCAACGCCGCCCAGTCGACGTCCGACAACGCGCCGCCGGGACTGTCCACGCCGACGTCGGGTGCACCGGACGACCCACAGCCCGGCCAACCGAAGCTCGAGGTCGGCGACAAGATCCGCGTCACCGCATCCCCCGGGGCCGACGGCGCCCAGCGCTATTCCTTCTACGACTACCAGCGCGGCACGGGACTCATCTGGTGGGCCATCGCCTTCGTCCTGGCCATCGTCGCCGTCGCGACGTGGCGCGGTGCCCGCGCCATCGCCGCCCTCGGCGTCGCCTTCCTCGTGCTGGGCTTCTTCACGCTCCCCTCCGTGCTCGACGGCCACTCGGTGGTCGCCGTGGCCGTGGTGTCGGCGGGCGCGATCCTCTTCGCGGTCCTCTATCTGGCCCACGGCTTCAGCCTGCGCACCAGCTCGGCGCTGCTCGGCACCCTCGCCTCCCTGGTGCTGGCCGTCGTCTTGAGCAAGCTGGCGATCTCGACGCTGAGCCTCACCGGGCTGTCGACGGAGTCCACCGCCAGCCTGCAGCTCTATCAGGGCACCATCTCGCTGAACGGCCTGCTGCTGGCGGGCTTCGTGATCGGCACGATCGGCGTCTTGAACGACGTGACCATCACCCAGGCGTCGGCGACCTTCGAACTCGCGGCGATTCCCGGGCAGACGCGACTCAGTGCGTTCCGCGCCGCGATGCGCGTGGGGCGCGATCACATCGCCTCCACGGTGTACACGCTGGTCTTCGCGTATGCGGGCAGCGCGTTGCCACTGCTCCTCCTGTTCTCCGTCGCGTCCCAGCCCTTCGGTTCGCTGATCACCAGCGAGGAGGTCGCGATCGAGTTGGCCCGCGCGTTCGTCGGCGGCATCGCGATCGCGGGCAGCGTCCCGTTGACGACGGCGATCGCCGCCGCGCTCGTCGTTCCGGGAGTGCCGGCGGAGAGGGCGGCCGCCACGGCGTGA
- a CDS encoding phosphoribosylanthranilate isomerase, translating into MYVKVCGLKTVDAVHAAVDAGADAIGVVMNENSPRAASADVAKTVVDAARQAGGDRLDIVLVVNDKPAAEAASLAADLGFTVLQLHGRRYAAEDFAAASKVFGTLWRATSLAHDPPLDVGAYGERRLLLDAPKPGSGERWDLSGLADLGLSGEWLLAGGLNPDNVADAIAQARPWGVDVSSGVESAPGVKDLDAIARFIAAAKEA; encoded by the coding sequence ATGTACGTGAAGGTGTGCGGCCTGAAGACCGTCGACGCGGTGCATGCCGCCGTCGATGCGGGTGCCGATGCGATCGGCGTCGTGATGAACGAGAACAGCCCGCGCGCGGCGTCCGCGGACGTCGCGAAGACGGTGGTCGACGCGGCGCGCCAGGCCGGCGGCGACCGGCTCGACATCGTGCTCGTCGTCAACGACAAGCCCGCTGCCGAGGCGGCGTCCCTGGCCGCGGACCTGGGCTTCACGGTGCTGCAGCTGCACGGCCGCCGATATGCGGCGGAGGATTTCGCGGCGGCGTCGAAGGTGTTCGGGACGCTGTGGCGCGCAACGTCGTTGGCGCACGACCCGCCGCTCGACGTGGGCGCCTACGGGGAACGGCGACTGCTGCTAGACGCCCCCAAACCGGGCTCGGGGGAGCGGTGGGATCTGTCGGGCCTGGCAGACCTCGGCCTGTCGGGCGAATGGCTCCTCGCGGGCGGCCTCAATCCAGACAACGTCGCCGACGCCATCGCGCAGGCGCGACCCTGGGGCGTCGACGTCTCCAGTGGCGTCGAGTCGGCGCCGGGCGTGAAGGATCTGGACGCGATCGCCCGGTTCATAGCGGCGGCCAAGGAGGCCTGA
- a CDS encoding TetR/AcrR family transcriptional regulator, translating into MSHDSAQVDPTSKSEQTKKRLREGAMASFSELGFHGTSTRHIATAAGMSSAAVYVHYKSKEELLYRISKFGHEAILAVVREGAASSDDPAQQLRAYAFALAKYHAQEHVSARVVNYELGALEPDHHAEIIALRKELDNVIDAILQRGLDRGVFHTAKPRMAAVAIVGSCIDIARWYRDGGSWTPDDVGEFYADSALRIAGATP; encoded by the coding sequence ATGTCCCACGACAGTGCGCAGGTCGATCCGACGAGCAAGTCCGAGCAGACCAAGAAGCGTCTCCGCGAAGGCGCCATGGCGTCCTTCTCCGAGCTCGGCTTCCACGGCACCAGCACCCGCCACATCGCGACCGCCGCGGGCATGAGCTCGGCCGCGGTCTACGTGCACTACAAGTCGAAGGAGGAGCTCCTCTACCGGATCTCCAAGTTCGGCCACGAGGCGATCCTGGCCGTGGTCCGCGAGGGCGCCGCCAGTTCCGACGATCCCGCCCAGCAGCTCCGCGCCTACGCTTTCGCGCTGGCCAAGTACCACGCCCAGGAGCACGTCAGCGCCCGCGTCGTGAACTACGAGCTCGGCGCGCTGGAGCCGGATCACCACGCCGAGATCATCGCGTTGCGCAAGGAGCTCGACAACGTGATCGACGCGATCCTGCAGCGCGGCCTCGACCGCGGCGTGTTCCACACCGCGAAACCGCGCATGGCCGCCGTCGCGATCGTCGGATCCTGCATCGACATCGCCCGCTGGTACCGCGACGGCGGTTCCTGGACGCCCGACGACGTCGGCGAGTTCTACGCCGACTCCGCGCTCCGCATCGCCGGAGCGACCCCCTGA
- a CDS encoding acyl-CoA dehydrogenase family protein: MRRDIYNEDHDAFRETVRAFIESQIVPVYDEWLENGIVPRDFYLKVGELGLFGIEVPEEFGGAGIDSYKFEAVITEEMARAGVSLGGAAAHIPLCFPYLMKHANDEQKGRWLPGMASGELMWAIAMTEPGTGSDLAGMRTTAKLSEDGSHYVLNGAKTFITGGVNADRVIVCARTSAPSETDRRFGITLLVVDTKAEGYAVGRKLDKLGLRTSDTAELSFTDVKVPVEDLLGEENQGFYYLGQHLPRERLSIALSAYAQGAAAVRFAKEYTQERNVFGKPVASFQNTKFELAACKAKVDAMEAVVDRCLEAYDNHELTAADAASAKLFCTEAAADVIDRCLQLHGGYGYMNEYPIARLYADNRVNRIYGGTSEVMRSIIAKDMGL; the protein is encoded by the coding sequence GTGCGCCGCGATATCTACAACGAAGACCACGACGCGTTCCGCGAGACCGTTCGCGCGTTCATCGAGAGCCAGATCGTGCCGGTCTACGACGAGTGGCTCGAGAACGGCATCGTGCCGCGCGACTTCTACCTCAAGGTCGGCGAGCTCGGCCTGTTCGGCATCGAGGTCCCGGAGGAGTTCGGCGGCGCAGGCATCGATTCCTACAAGTTCGAGGCCGTCATCACCGAGGAGATGGCCCGCGCGGGCGTCAGCCTCGGCGGCGCCGCCGCTCACATCCCGCTGTGCTTCCCGTACCTGATGAAGCACGCCAACGACGAGCAGAAGGGCCGCTGGCTCCCGGGCATGGCATCCGGTGAGCTCATGTGGGCCATCGCGATGACCGAGCCGGGCACCGGCTCCGACCTCGCAGGCATGCGCACCACCGCCAAGCTCTCCGAGGACGGCTCGCACTACGTCCTCAACGGCGCCAAGACCTTCATCACCGGCGGCGTCAACGCCGACCGCGTCATCGTCTGCGCCCGCACCTCGGCCCCGTCCGAGACCGACCGCCGCTTCGGCATCACCCTGCTCGTCGTCGACACCAAGGCCGAGGGCTACGCCGTGGGCCGCAAGCTCGACAAGCTGGGCCTGCGCACCTCCGACACCGCCGAGCTGTCGTTCACCGACGTCAAGGTCCCGGTCGAGGACCTGCTCGGCGAGGAGAACCAGGGCTTCTACTACCTGGGCCAGCACCTTCCCCGCGAGCGCCTGTCGATCGCCCTGTCCGCCTACGCGCAGGGTGCGGCCGCCGTCCGCTTCGCCAAGGAGTACACCCAGGAGCGCAACGTCTTCGGCAAGCCCGTCGCGTCGTTCCAGAACACCAAGTTCGAGCTGGCCGCCTGCAAGGCCAAGGTCGACGCCATGGAGGCCGTCGTGGACCGCTGCCTCGAGGCCTACGACAACCACGAGCTGACCGCCGCCGACGCCGCGTCCGCCAAGCTGTTCTGCACCGAGGCCGCCGCCGACGTCATCGACCGGTGCCTCCAACTGCACGGCGGCTACGGCTACATGAACGAGTACCCGATCGCTCGCCTGTACGCCGACAACCGCGTCAACCGCATCTACGGCGGCACCAGCGAAGTGATGCGCTCGATCATCGCCAAGGACATGGGCCTTTAA